A portion of the Cryptomeria japonica chromosome 5, Sugi_1.0, whole genome shotgun sequence genome contains these proteins:
- the LOC131875848 gene encoding gallate 1-beta-glucosyltransferase 84A23-like, translating to MVTFVTTEKVKERMAQARDGAASANSALQNIRIETISDGLTDDQDRKKSSDTEIDLLKKFGSVSFEHLIERLNAQGQRVSCIVYDSFLDWVPLIAKKFVIPVAFFWTQACAVYSIYLFSKIFLLNIYIFLIFRDEEDESGNDMNVKVISELPELYSTDLPSFLQSSNPYPSILKLALDQFNIISQATWILENSFTELEVAEIKSIDSFIRIRTVGPLVPSSFLEGNNPKDIDVGAHLWKTTNCMSWLNTKEESTIKYVSFGSLPILSKDQIHEIEFGLKATGHSFLWVICQSDSEEENDTTQNLPKGFLEEMSGKGLVVPWCLQMMVLSHSSIALWMEFNAREP from the coding sequence ATGGTGACCTTTGTCACCACTGAGAAAGTTAAAGAGCGCATGGCACAAGCTCGGGATGGTGCTGCTTCTGCAAACTCAGCTTTGCAGAATATCAGGATTGAAACTATTTCAGATGGGCTTACAGATGATCAAGACAGGAAGAAAAGTTCAGATACGGAAATAGATCTGCTGAAAAAGTTTGGAAGTGTTTCATTTGAACATCTAATAGAGAGGCTCAATGCTCAAGGCCAGAGAGTCTCTTGCATAGTCTATGACTCTTTTCTGGATTGGGTTCCACTAATAGCAAAGAAATTTGTTATTCCTGTGGCATTTTTTTGGACCCAGGCTTGTGCAGTTTAttccatttatttattttcaaaaatatttttacttAATatctacatttttttaatttttagggatGAAGAGGATGAATCAGGGaatgatatgaatgtgaaagtaaTATCTGAACTTCCAGAATTATATTCAACAGATCTACCATCATTTCTACAATCTTCAAATCCCTATCCATCTATTTTGAAGTTGGcactggatcaattcaatatcattTCTCAAGCAACATGGATATTAGAAAACTCTTTCACTGAACTCGAAGTGGCAGAAATAAAATCCATTGACTCATTCATTCGAATTCGAACAGTGGGCCCTCTAGTTCCATCATCTTTTCTAGAGGGAAACAATCCTAAAGACATAGATGTTGGTGCACATCTATGGAAAACAACAAATTGCATGAGTTGGCTCAATACGAAAGAGGAGTCAACTATAAAATATGTCTCCTTTGGGAGCTTACCCATTCTTTCTAAAGACCAAATCCATGAAATAGAATTTGGACTTAAGGCTACTGGTCATTCCTTCTTATGGGTAATATGTCAAAGTGATagtgaagaagaaaatgacactACACAAAATTTGCCAAAAGGTTTCTTAGAGGAAATGAGTGGGAAAGGATTAGTGGTGCCTTGGTGTCTGCAAATGATGGTGCTTTCTCATTCCTCTATAGCATTGTGGATGGAATTCAATGCTAGAGAGCCTTAG